A stretch of the Tardiphaga sp. 709 genome encodes the following:
- a CDS encoding methyl-accepting chemotaxis protein yields the protein MLSNISIKAKITIVIAFLLIAMTGMGALAVSKMQTINANASDIQKNWLPSVRVLGGLRATTIDYRNLVRAHILAANADQMQKTEAGIDTIVKRAADERTAYDKLVSSPEERAIFNDWSKEWDNYVSRSQEIFVLDRKNLGKSSQEAHELNLNVINPLGSKADFALRKAIEFNDKGAAASGQKADDSYGSALMTVIVIIAATAVIGIGIGIYLVKDVSSGIASIVQPMQALSAGDLTAHVAHQGEKTEIGAMADTLQVFKQALIDKRAADEAASADAEAKIERGRRVDNITREFESMIGEIVETVSSASTELEASASTLTATAERSQDLATTVAAASEEASTNVQSVASATEEMASSVNEISRQVQESASIANQAVDQARHTNDRVSELASAASRIGDVVELINNIAGQTNLLALNATIEAARAGEAGRGFAVVASEVKALAEQTAKATGEISTQISGIQAATQESVGAIKEIGDTIGRMSEIASTIASAVEEQGAATQEISRNVQQAAQGTMQVSSNITDVQRGASETGSASSQVLSAARSLSSDSTRLKNEVGKFLNSVRAA from the coding sequence ATGCTCTCGAACATCTCTATCAAAGCCAAGATCACCATCGTTATCGCTTTTCTGTTAATCGCAATGACGGGGATGGGGGCGCTTGCTGTCAGCAAGATGCAGACAATTAACGCCAATGCGTCGGACATCCAGAAGAACTGGCTTCCAAGCGTCCGTGTTCTCGGCGGGCTACGGGCGACGACCATCGATTATCGCAATCTGGTGCGCGCGCACATCCTCGCAGCCAATGCTGACCAGATGCAGAAGACCGAGGCTGGTATCGACACCATCGTCAAGCGGGCCGCTGACGAGCGAACTGCCTATGACAAGTTGGTATCGAGCCCCGAAGAGCGCGCAATCTTCAACGACTGGAGCAAGGAGTGGGACAACTACGTATCACGCAGCCAGGAAATCTTTGTGCTCGATCGCAAGAATCTCGGCAAAAGCAGTCAGGAAGCTCATGAGCTCAATCTGAATGTGATCAACCCGCTGGGATCCAAAGCCGATTTTGCCCTGCGCAAGGCCATCGAATTCAACGACAAGGGTGCGGCAGCATCGGGACAGAAGGCCGATGACAGCTATGGTTCGGCGCTGATGACGGTCATCGTGATCATTGCAGCGACGGCGGTCATCGGCATCGGCATCGGCATTTATCTGGTCAAGGACGTGTCGTCGGGTATCGCTTCGATCGTGCAGCCGATGCAGGCGCTGAGCGCAGGCGATCTCACGGCGCATGTGGCGCATCAGGGCGAAAAGACCGAGATCGGCGCGATGGCCGACACGCTTCAGGTGTTCAAGCAGGCGCTGATCGACAAACGCGCGGCAGATGAAGCTGCCTCTGCCGACGCCGAAGCCAAGATCGAGCGTGGTCGCCGCGTTGACAACATCACCCGCGAATTCGAATCGATGATCGGCGAGATCGTGGAGACCGTATCGTCGGCATCGACCGAACTCGAAGCTTCCGCAAGCACGCTGACCGCGACAGCCGAACGTTCCCAGGACCTGGCCACCACAGTGGCGGCAGCGTCCGAAGAAGCTTCCACCAACGTCCAGTCGGTGGCATCGGCCACTGAAGAAATGGCCTCGTCGGTTAACGAGATCAGCCGACAGGTGCAGGAATCGGCGAGTATCGCCAATCAGGCGGTCGATCAGGCGCGCCATACCAACGATCGCGTCAGCGAACTCGCCAGCGCTGCGTCCCGCATTGGGGACGTCGTCGAGCTCATCAACAATATCGCCGGCCAGACAAACCTGCTGGCGCTCAACGCAACCATCGAGGCGGCGCGTGCTGGCGAAGCGGGCCGGGGCTTCGCGGTCGTGGCTTCCGAAGTGAAGGCCCTCGCTGAGCAGACTGCCAAGGCGACTGGCGAGATTTCGACGCAGATCTCCGGTATCCAGGCGGCGACGCAGGAATCGGTTGGAGCCATCAAGGAGATCGGCGACACCATCGGCCGGATGTCCGAGATTGCCTCGACGATCGCGTCGGCGGTGGAAGAGCAGGGCGCCGCGACGCAGGAGATTTCGCGTAACGTTCAGCAGGCGGCACAGGGTACCATGCAGGTCTCGTCGAACATCACCGATGTGCAGCGCGGAGCGTCCGAGACCGGCTCTGCGTCGTCGCAGGTGCTTTCGGCCGCGCGGTCACTGTCATCGGACAGCACACGTCTCAAGAACGAAGTGGGCAAGTTTCTGAACTCAGTGCGCGCTGCCTAA
- a CDS encoding HAMP domain-containing methyl-accepting chemotaxis protein, protein MAFIQNLRIGTKLAIASGLGIILLGVMIYMQTMGSAGVRQSYRAAGVYQGIALNAAEAKASFRGMQIGVRDFLGATKVADVQKAADYFTARTTAGLKFSAQMLKLATAPDERERIGKFLDMMTTLGKGGDKIGVIRTDILNLQATRNEAGELSADASARITTLGAEIVKLRTDVLLPMSAELDKLADTIVNLAKEKVEQQTTAAANEAAATERDSLILGGVVALMLIGTCVFSVFTIGRPMRALSRSMEELAEGNFDVVLPGLGRKDEIGDVAGAVEKFKVKAQERARAEADAQKQQEQIAAEQRKREMIKLANDFESAVGEIVETVSSASTELEASAGTLTSSAERSQHLTTMVAAASEEASTNVQSVASATEEMASSVNEISRQVQESARIASEAVQQAQKTNDRVGELSKAASRIGDVVELINSIAGQTNLLALNATIEAARAGEAGRGFAVVAAEVKMLAEQTAKATGEISMQIGSIQSATDESVSAIREIGVTIGRMSEISSTIASAVEEQGAATQEISRNVQQAAHGTQQVSSNITDVQRGAGETGSASSQVLSAAQSLSSDGARLKVEVARFLNSVRAA, encoded by the coding sequence CTCGGCATCATTCTCCTCGGTGTCATGATCTATATGCAGACGATGGGAAGCGCAGGCGTTCGCCAGTCATACCGGGCGGCCGGCGTCTATCAGGGCATTGCGCTGAACGCTGCCGAGGCCAAGGCCTCGTTCCGGGGCATGCAGATCGGCGTGCGTGACTTCCTCGGTGCAACGAAAGTGGCCGATGTCCAGAAGGCCGCCGACTATTTCACGGCGCGTACGACCGCTGGCCTTAAATTTTCGGCTCAGATGCTCAAGCTTGCGACAGCACCGGACGAGCGCGAGCGCATCGGCAAATTCCTCGACATGATGACGACCCTCGGTAAGGGCGGCGACAAGATCGGTGTAATCCGCACAGATATCTTGAATCTGCAGGCGACGCGCAACGAAGCTGGCGAATTGTCTGCGGATGCCTCCGCGCGCATCACCACACTGGGTGCGGAGATCGTGAAGCTCCGCACCGATGTGCTGCTACCCATGAGTGCAGAACTCGACAAGCTGGCCGATACGATCGTCAATCTGGCTAAGGAGAAGGTCGAGCAGCAGACGACCGCCGCGGCGAACGAGGCCGCTGCGACCGAGCGAGACTCGCTGATTCTCGGTGGTGTGGTCGCCCTGATGCTGATCGGGACCTGCGTGTTCTCGGTGTTCACCATCGGGCGCCCGATGCGCGCGCTGAGCCGTTCGATGGAAGAACTCGCCGAGGGTAATTTCGACGTGGTGTTGCCGGGCTTGGGCCGCAAGGACGAGATCGGCGACGTCGCTGGCGCCGTGGAGAAGTTCAAGGTCAAGGCACAGGAGCGCGCCCGCGCCGAAGCCGATGCTCAAAAGCAGCAGGAGCAGATCGCCGCCGAGCAGCGCAAGCGCGAGATGATCAAGCTGGCGAACGATTTTGAGAGCGCGGTCGGCGAGATCGTCGAAACAGTGTCGTCGGCATCGACCGAACTCGAAGCGTCGGCGGGCACGCTGACGTCGTCAGCAGAGCGTTCGCAGCATTTGACCACCATGGTGGCAGCCGCTTCGGAAGAGGCCTCGACGAACGTACAATCCGTGGCATCGGCGACCGAGGAAATGGCGTCATCGGTCAACGAGATCAGCCGCCAGGTTCAGGAATCTGCGCGCATCGCCAGTGAGGCCGTGCAGCAGGCCCAGAAGACCAACGACCGTGTCGGCGAGCTATCCAAGGCGGCCAGCCGTATCGGCGACGTGGTTGAGCTGATCAATAGCATCGCCGGGCAGACCAACCTTCTGGCGCTCAATGCGACCATCGAAGCCGCCCGCGCCGGTGAAGCCGGCCGTGGCTTCGCGGTGGTGGCGGCCGAGGTGAAGATGCTCGCAGAACAGACCGCCAAGGCGACCGGCGAGATCAGCATGCAGATCGGCAGCATTCAGTCTGCCACGGACGAATCGGTCAGCGCCATCCGCGAGATCGGCGTCACCATCGGCCGAATGTCGGAAATTTCGTCCACGATTGCTTCGGCCGTCGAAGAGCAGGGTGCCGCCACCCAGGAGATTTCCCGCAACGTGCAGCAAGCCGCGCATGGCACCCAGCAGGTCTCGTCCAACATTACGGATGTGCAGCGCGGCGCCGGCGAGACTGGATCGGCCTCGTCGCAGGTTCTTTCGGCAGCACAGTCGCTGTCGTCGGACGGCGCGCGGCTAAAGGTCGAAGTCGCGCGGTTCCTCAACTCTGTTCGCGCAGCCTAG